A region from the Geobacillus vulcani PSS1 genome encodes:
- a CDS encoding methyl-accepting chemotaxis protein produces the protein MERLGSGDWRSRIELHAATKDILALADGFHQMSSNLAVLIEHMRFSSEQIAAATNLLNQTSSETTAASEQIAAAVADTAYGAEQQARKSADIASFFQQLADEMEQMSFRMEEARRSTEQAHSKAESGNQLVQRANSDMGYLQQSIAKTMHTIDALKDHSRHITSILSLIGTIAEQTNLLALNAAIEAAKAGEHGRGFAVVAKEIRVLSAQTGQALAQIQSIVQDVQSQIEAAVQSMKESAKQLDETKKTFTESQQAFKEITTMVSHSSAHTLQISEKFVAIERQISDMRKHITEIATVAQQIASSMEQISNFTDGQHEAMAAIRSEADALNDRVLHWRTLLGTFHLPSD, from the coding sequence ATGGAACGGCTTGGATCCGGCGACTGGCGGTCGCGCATTGAATTGCATGCAGCGACAAAAGATATTCTTGCCCTTGCCGACGGGTTCCATCAGATGTCCAGCAATTTGGCTGTTCTGATCGAACATATGCGTTTCAGCTCTGAGCAAATCGCAGCGGCTACGAACCTTTTAAACCAAACATCCTCGGAGACTACAGCGGCTTCCGAACAAATCGCCGCGGCGGTGGCAGACACAGCGTACGGAGCAGAGCAACAAGCACGCAAATCGGCTGACATCGCCTCTTTTTTTCAACAACTGGCAGACGAAATGGAACAAATGTCCTTTCGAATGGAAGAAGCCCGTCGTTCCACAGAACAAGCCCATTCCAAAGCGGAAAGCGGCAACCAGCTTGTTCAACGGGCAAACAGCGACATGGGTTACTTGCAACAATCGATCGCAAAAACGATGCACACAATCGATGCATTGAAAGACCATTCACGCCATATTACCAGCATTCTTTCACTAATCGGAACCATCGCTGAACAAACGAACTTACTGGCTCTAAACGCTGCCATTGAAGCAGCGAAAGCAGGAGAGCATGGACGGGGATTCGCGGTTGTTGCGAAAGAAATCCGGGTGCTGTCGGCGCAAACAGGACAAGCGTTGGCGCAAATTCAATCGATTGTCCAAGATGTGCAAAGCCAAATCGAGGCCGCCGTTCAATCAATGAAGGAAAGCGCCAAACAACTCGATGAAACGAAAAAAACGTTCACGGAAAGCCAACAAGCCTTTAAAGAAATCACAACAATGGTGTCTCATTCATCCGCACATACATTGCAAATTTCAGAAAAATTCGTTGCCATCGAACGGCAAATTAGTGATATGCGAAAACATATCACAGAGATTGCCACCGTTGCCCAACAGATTGCGTCTTCGATGGAGCAAATTTCGAATTTTACTGACGGTCAGCACGAGGCCATGGCGGCCATTCGCTCCGAAGCCGATGCGCTGAATGACCGCGTGTTGCATTGGCGCACCTTGCTTGGCACCTTTCATTTGCCTTCTGACTAA
- a CDS encoding superoxide dismutase, which translates to MPFELPALPYPYDALEPYIDKETMNIHHTKHHNTYVTNLNAALEGHPDLQNKSLEELLSNLEALPEGIRTAVRNNGGGHANHSLFWTILSPNGGGEPTGELAEAINKKFGSFAAFKDEFSKAAAGRFGSGWAWLVVNNGELEITSTPNQDSPIMEGKTPILGLDVWEHAYYLKYQNRRPEYIAAFWNIVNWDEVAKRYSEAKAK; encoded by the coding sequence ATGCCATTTGAATTGCCAGCATTGCCGTATCCGTACGATGCGCTTGAGCCGTACATTGACAAAGAAACGATGAACATTCACCACACGAAGCACCATAACACATACGTCACGAATTTGAATGCGGCGTTGGAAGGGCATCCGGATTTGCAAAACAAATCGCTCGAAGAATTGCTCAGCAATTTGGAAGCCCTTCCGGAAGGCATTCGCACGGCGGTGCGCAACAACGGCGGCGGCCATGCGAACCACTCGCTTTTCTGGACGATTTTGTCGCCAAACGGCGGCGGTGAGCCGACGGGTGAGCTGGCTGAGGCGATCAATAAAAAATTCGGCAGCTTCGCCGCGTTTAAAGACGAGTTTTCGAAAGCAGCGGCCGGCCGTTTCGGTTCAGGCTGGGCATGGCTTGTCGTGAACAACGGCGAGCTGGAAATTACGAGCACGCCGAACCAAGACTCGCCGATCATGGAAGGCAAAACGCCGATTCTCGGCTTGGACGTTTGGGAGCATGCGTACTACTTGAAATACCAAAACCGCCGTCCGGAATACATTGCCGCATTCTGGAATATTGTCAACTGGGACGAAGTGGCGAAACGGTACAGCGAAGCGAAAGCGAAGTAA
- a CDS encoding MFS transporter: MAFFQKLTGQEQVNRDLLLLLCIGGFYALGVSLSNTFVNIYLWKQTGDFRDLALYNLAVVTMQPLTFIFAGRLAKQIDRILVLRLGVSCLAVFFVTVLLVGSRAHQYLLFLGALLGVGYGFYWLAFNVLTFEITEPETRDFFNGFFGVLTSSAGMIGPMVAGYIISSFYGAKGYTFVFSLSLGLFLVAVLLSFFLKRRAAAGNYLFVRILKERNENRNWRLITNAHFFQGLREGTFVFIISVLVYITSGSEWALGKFGLVNSFTSFVAYYAVSRLIKREYRMKAILLGGALLYGAIFLIVFHPTYPRLILYAITIAIAYPLLLVPYSSLTFDVIGKSWKSAEARVEYIVVRELFLNAGRVTSILAFLTAMALFGEEAGIRVLMFGCGAGHLVIYWFVRRIRFTDGRPERDQRERLLLRAKLAGERGGPSV; this comes from the coding sequence ATGGCATTTTTCCAAAAACTAACCGGCCAAGAACAAGTGAACCGCGACCTGTTGCTTTTGCTTTGCATCGGCGGATTTTACGCGCTCGGTGTTTCCCTGTCGAACACGTTTGTCAACATTTATTTATGGAAACAGACCGGCGATTTTCGCGATTTGGCGCTATACAATTTGGCGGTCGTCACGATGCAGCCGCTGACGTTTATTTTCGCCGGCCGGCTGGCAAAACAAATTGACCGCATTCTCGTTTTGCGGCTTGGCGTGTCGTGTTTAGCCGTTTTTTTTGTCACCGTTTTATTGGTCGGCTCTCGCGCCCATCAATATTTGCTTTTTCTTGGTGCGCTGCTTGGCGTCGGCTACGGTTTTTATTGGTTGGCGTTTAACGTGTTGACATTTGAAATTACCGAACCGGAGACGCGCGACTTTTTTAACGGTTTTTTCGGGGTGCTGACCTCATCCGCGGGCATGATCGGGCCGATGGTTGCCGGTTATATCATCTCATCGTTTTATGGAGCAAAAGGGTATACGTTCGTTTTCTCGCTGTCGCTCGGCTTGTTTCTTGTCGCTGTGCTGCTCAGCTTTTTCTTGAAGCGCCGCGCGGCCGCAGGGAACTATTTGTTCGTCCGCATTTTAAAGGAAAGGAATGAAAACCGGAACTGGCGGCTCATTACGAATGCCCACTTTTTTCAAGGATTACGCGAAGGCACGTTTGTGTTTATCATTTCCGTGCTTGTGTATATCACTTCTGGGAGTGAATGGGCGCTCGGCAAATTCGGGCTTGTCAACTCGTTCACATCGTTTGTCGCCTATTATGCCGTCTCCCGGCTGATCAAGCGTGAATATCGGATGAAAGCGATTTTGCTGGGAGGAGCGTTGCTATACGGAGCGATTTTTTTGATCGTCTTCCATCCAACCTATCCGCGCCTCATTCTTTATGCCATCACGATCGCCATTGCGTATCCATTGCTGCTTGTGCCGTATTCCTCCTTGACGTTTGACGTCATCGGGAAGAGCTGGAAATCGGCCGAGGCGCGCGTCGAATACATTGTTGTCCGGGAATTGTTTTTAAACGCCGGACGGGTGACATCGATTCTGGCCTTTTTAACGGCTATGGCGCTCTTTGGCGAAGAGGCTGGCATTCGGGTGCTTATGTTTGGGTGCGGGGCTGGGCATTTGGTGATTTATTGGTTTGTCCGCCGCATTCGCTTCACCGATGGCCGTCCGGAGCGCGATCAGCGCGAGAGGCTTTTGCTTCGGGCGAAGCTGGCCGGCGAACGGGGCGGTCCGTCGGTGTGA
- a CDS encoding peptidoglycan D,D-transpeptidase FtsI family protein yields MKRKKRAQVPIRLNILFFFVFLLFSALILRLGVVQIVYGEDYRREVERTQDEIVSTPVPRGKIYDRFGRVIVDNTPQKAITYTRSKTTQPEEILDIARKLAQYIDIPDAEKKVTERDMKDYWILTHPKEAKKKVSEQERKKLADQGLTQKEIDKKVYEWTLDRITKQDLAQISKAELEVIAIKHEMESGYALTPQTIKSKGVTDREYAVVSEHLSELPGVNTTVDWDRKYVYDNTFRSVLGSVTEEDEGVPRERLDYFLARDYSRNDRVGKSYLEMQYEEVLHGKKAKVKNVVDKSGNVISVEQVYPGERGNDLVLTIDAELQQKVEQIIEQEILATKRKGRSPLLDRAFVVMMNPKTGEVLAMAGKLLQDGKFVDFAIGNITSAYAMGSAVKGATVLTGFQTGVLHPNTYIKDEPLYIKGTPVKKSWKTMGTINELTALKQSSNVYMFKTAIAIGGGAYRPHAPLRINPAAFTTIRHYFSQFGLGVKTGIDLPNELSGFQGQSTRGGFLLDLAIGQYDMYTPMQLAQYISTIANGGYRMKPQLVKEIREPSADGKEPGRVIKWFEPVVLNRIDMKTEYIKRVQEGFRRVMQEPGGTAYSYFANAPYKPAGKTGTAEAFYDGPIQSRRNDPTYNLTLVGYAPYNDPEVSFAVVVPWATQGESDGINDRIGRRILDAYFELKAKRAAQGGSGFDAQGGAEAADAR; encoded by the coding sequence ATGAAACGGAAAAAGCGAGCGCAAGTGCCGATTCGGTTAAACATTTTGTTTTTCTTTGTTTTTTTGTTGTTTTCAGCGCTGATTTTGCGCCTTGGCGTCGTACAAATCGTCTACGGTGAAGATTATCGGCGCGAAGTGGAGCGGACGCAGGATGAAATCGTCAGCACGCCGGTGCCGCGCGGCAAAATTTACGATCGGTTTGGCCGCGTGATCGTTGACAACACACCACAAAAGGCGATTACGTACACGCGCTCCAAAACGACACAGCCGGAAGAAATATTGGACATAGCAAGGAAGCTTGCCCAATACATTGACATTCCCGATGCTGAGAAAAAAGTGACCGAGCGCGATATGAAAGATTATTGGATTTTAACGCATCCGAAAGAAGCGAAAAAGAAGGTGAGCGAACAAGAACGGAAAAAACTCGCTGACCAAGGATTGACGCAAAAAGAGATCGACAAAAAGGTGTACGAGTGGACGCTCGACCGCATCACCAAGCAAGATTTGGCGCAAATTTCGAAAGCAGAGCTTGAAGTGATCGCCATCAAACATGAGATGGAAAGCGGGTACGCCTTGACGCCGCAGACGATCAAAAGCAAAGGAGTGACCGACCGCGAATATGCGGTCGTCAGTGAGCATTTGAGCGAGCTGCCCGGCGTCAATACGACGGTGGATTGGGACCGGAAATACGTCTATGACAACACATTTCGCTCTGTGCTCGGCAGTGTGACGGAAGAAGACGAAGGCGTCCCGCGCGAACGGCTCGATTATTTTTTAGCCCGCGACTACAGCCGCAACGACCGTGTCGGCAAAAGCTATTTGGAGATGCAGTATGAAGAAGTGCTGCACGGCAAAAAGGCGAAAGTGAAAAACGTTGTCGATAAATCGGGCAATGTCATCTCGGTCGAGCAAGTGTATCCAGGCGAGCGCGGCAACGACCTCGTGTTGACCATTGATGCCGAACTTCAGCAAAAAGTGGAGCAAATTATTGAACAAGAGATTTTGGCCACGAAGCGCAAAGGTCGGTCGCCGCTCTTGGACCGGGCGTTTGTCGTCATGATGAACCCGAAGACGGGCGAAGTGTTGGCGATGGCCGGCAAACTTCTTCAAGACGGCAAATTTGTCGACTTTGCCATCGGCAACATCACGTCCGCCTATGCGATGGGATCGGCGGTGAAAGGAGCGACCGTTCTCACTGGCTTTCAAACTGGGGTGCTTCATCCGAATACGTATATAAAGGACGAGCCTTTGTATATTAAAGGAACCCCGGTGAAAAAATCATGGAAGACGATGGGGACGATCAACGAGCTGACGGCGCTCAAGCAGTCATCGAACGTCTATATGTTCAAAACAGCGATCGCCATTGGGGGCGGTGCGTATCGTCCGCACGCGCCGCTTCGCATCAATCCAGCGGCGTTTACGACGATTCGCCACTATTTCAGCCAATTCGGCCTTGGCGTGAAAACGGGCATCGATTTGCCGAACGAACTTAGCGGCTTCCAGGGACAAAGCACGCGCGGCGGATTTTTGCTTGACTTGGCGATCGGCCAGTACGATATGTATACGCCGATGCAACTGGCGCAATACATCTCGACGATTGCCAACGGCGGCTATCGGATGAAACCGCAGCTTGTCAAAGAAATTCGTGAGCCGTCGGCCGACGGAAAAGAACCCGGCCGAGTCATCAAATGGTTCGAACCGGTTGTGCTAAACCGGATTGATATGAAGACAGAATACATCAAGCGGGTGCAAGAAGGATTCCGCCGTGTGATGCAAGAGCCGGGCGGAACGGCGTATTCGTATTTCGCCAACGCTCCGTATAAACCGGCCGGCAAAACAGGGACGGCCGAAGCGTTTTATGACGGCCCGATCCAAAGCCGGCGGAATGATCCAACGTACAATTTGACGCTCGTCGGCTATGCGCCGTACAACGATCCAGAAGTGTCGTTTGCCGTTGTCGTCCCGTGGGCGACGCAAGGGGAGAGCGACGGGATTAATGACCGGATCGGCCGCCGCATTTTGGATGCCTATTTTGAATTGAAAGCGAAGCGTGCGGCTCAAGGCGGGAGCGGCTTCGATGCTCAAGGCGGCGCAGAGGCTGCCGATGCGCGCTGA
- the pstB gene encoding phosphate ABC transporter ATP-binding protein PstB — protein MAVVERRKEDIPSAQLVKKEVVYETNGLNVWYGEHHALKHIHLSFYEREITAIIGPSGCGKSTYIKTLNRMIELIPNVRLEGEILYRGRRIFDTSYPVEQLRTQVGMVFQKPNPFPKSIYDNVAYGPRIHGIRDRRRLDEIVEKSLRQAALWEEVKDRLHENALGLSGGQQQRLCIARCLAVEPDVILMDEPTSALDPISTAKVEELMEELKTKYSIIIVTHNMQQAARISDRTAFFLNGEVIEYGETKMLFSRPADQRTADYIAGRFG, from the coding sequence ATGGCGGTGGTGGAGCGCCGAAAAGAGGATATTCCTTCGGCGCAGTTGGTGAAAAAAGAGGTCGTTTACGAAACGAACGGACTGAACGTATGGTATGGCGAGCATCATGCGTTAAAACATATTCATCTGTCTTTTTATGAACGCGAGATTACAGCGATTATCGGCCCGTCAGGATGCGGCAAGTCAACCTATATCAAAACGCTCAATCGAATGATCGAGCTCATTCCAAACGTCCGGCTCGAAGGAGAGATTTTATATCGCGGCCGCCGCATTTTTGACACGTCATACCCAGTTGAACAGTTGCGAACGCAAGTAGGCATGGTGTTTCAAAAGCCCAACCCGTTTCCAAAGTCGATTTATGACAACGTCGCCTATGGGCCGCGCATTCATGGGATCCGCGACCGGCGGCGGCTCGATGAGATCGTCGAAAAAAGTTTGCGCCAAGCGGCGCTTTGGGAGGAAGTCAAAGATCGGCTCCATGAAAACGCCCTCGGTTTATCGGGGGGGCAACAGCAGCGGCTGTGCATTGCCCGCTGTTTGGCCGTCGAGCCGGATGTCATTTTAATGGATGAACCGACATCGGCGCTCGATCCGATTTCGACAGCAAAGGTTGAGGAGTTGATGGAGGAGCTGAAAACAAAATACAGCATCATCATTGTCACGCATAATATGCAACAGGCAGCCCGCATCTCTGATCGGACGGCGTTTTTCTTAAACGGAGAAGTCATTGAATACGGGGAGACAAAAATGTTGTTTTCTCGTCCAGCTGATCAACGGACGGCGGATTATATCGCTGGGCGGTTCGGATAA
- a CDS encoding aminodeoxychorismate lyase → MNKRLMRSFALGLLVSAALIGASYYVAPPAAPTEAEVKTFLKHHGLVAVAKEEYDRLRSAQSNTAPKASAKQMSQPSVQTVYVYRLVIKKGDAPETFARELEEAGIIQSARTFNDYLEQHGLTRSIRPGVYNVRSDMDYAAIGRLIAKP, encoded by the coding sequence ATGAACAAGCGATTGATGCGTTCGTTTGCCCTAGGGTTGCTTGTATCGGCAGCGCTGATCGGTGCCTCGTATTACGTTGCGCCCCCGGCTGCACCGACGGAAGCGGAAGTCAAGACGTTCCTCAAACATCATGGACTTGTCGCTGTAGCGAAAGAGGAATACGACAGACTCCGCAGCGCTCAGTCGAACACCGCCCCGAAAGCGTCGGCCAAGCAGATGTCCCAACCATCAGTGCAAACCGTTTACGTCTATCGACTCGTTATTAAGAAAGGAGATGCGCCAGAGACATTTGCCCGTGAACTTGAAGAGGCTGGCATCATTCAAAGCGCCCGCACCTTCAACGACTACTTGGAGCAACATGGGCTGACGCGCTCCATCCGCCCCGGTGTCTACAACGTGCGGAGCGATATGGACTATGCCGCCATCGGCCGGTTGATTGCCAAGCCATAA
- a CDS encoding sigma factor-like helix-turn-helix DNA-binding protein, with amino-acid sequence MVEYAIIALAVLAIIFLVISFFAKDELKPLEEQIDHLTVSLAQETYQIKKRLQVIEEELLIPERQRFASPQRNGPLSPTDRRILFLHKQGFPLEDIARETGLTVAEVERAVRRLRR; translated from the coding sequence GTGGTAGAATATGCGATCATCGCCTTGGCAGTTCTAGCCATTATTTTTCTTGTCATTTCCTTTTTTGCTAAAGATGAACTGAAACCGCTCGAAGAACAAATCGATCATTTGACCGTTTCACTGGCGCAGGAAACGTACCAAATCAAAAAGCGGCTGCAAGTCATCGAGGAGGAGCTCCTCATCCCTGAGCGACAACGATTCGCTTCGCCGCAGCGCAACGGACCGTTGTCGCCGACCGATCGGCGCATCTTGTTTTTGCATAAACAAGGATTCCCGCTCGAAGACATCGCCCGTGAGACAGGGCTGACCGTTGCGGAAGTCGAGCGGGCGGTAAGGAGATTGCGCCGATGA
- the rpmG gene encoding 50S ribosomal protein L33: MRVNITLACTECGERNYITSKNKRNNPERLELKKYCPRDRKVTLHRETK; this comes from the coding sequence ATGCGTGTGAACATTACATTGGCATGCACAGAATGCGGTGAACGCAACTATATTACATCGAAAAATAAACGCAACAACCCAGAGCGTTTGGAATTGAAAAAATATTGCCCGCGCGATCGCAAAGTTACGTTGCACCGCGAAACAAAGTAA
- a CDS encoding 5-formyltetrahydrofolate cyclo-ligase, whose product MMDDKKEWRQRMLNRLRQLPTAEKERYDRQIAAHLYRWPLWQTARTIAMTVSREMEVNTLPIIEQAWREGKTVGVPKCDPKAKTMSFRRLESFAQLEKAYAGLFEPIEKQTTPIGRDEFDLIIVPGVCFAKTGYRIGYGGGYYDRYLPGASAVTAALAYSFQVLDDIPAEEHDVPVKFIITDQGVLHCER is encoded by the coding sequence ATGATGGACGACAAAAAGGAATGGCGCCAGCGTATGCTGAATCGGCTTCGCCAGCTTCCAACAGCAGAAAAAGAGAGGTACGATCGACAAATCGCCGCTCATTTATATCGATGGCCATTATGGCAAACAGCGCGGACGATCGCCATGACGGTGTCGAGAGAGATGGAAGTCAACACCTTGCCGATCATTGAACAGGCGTGGCGGGAAGGAAAAACGGTCGGTGTCCCGAAATGCGATCCAAAGGCGAAAACGATGTCCTTTCGGCGGCTCGAGTCGTTTGCCCAGCTCGAAAAAGCGTATGCCGGATTGTTTGAGCCGATTGAAAAGCAAACAACGCCGATCGGCCGCGATGAGTTTGATCTCATCATTGTCCCGGGGGTCTGTTTTGCCAAAACCGGCTACCGGATCGGCTATGGCGGCGGGTATTACGACCGATATTTGCCGGGAGCTTCGGCGGTGACGGCGGCGCTGGCTTACTCCTTTCAAGTGCTGGACGACATTCCAGCCGAGGAGCATGATGTGCCGGTGAAATTCATTATTACGGATCAAGGAGTTCTTCATTGTGAGCGATGA
- a CDS encoding DUF92 domain-containing protein has translation MSDEWWYIAVSALAAAGGWLLRSLSTSGAAAAVVIGATVGCGFSWGGIGVLGCFFVSSSFFSHIGKQHKEKLSKKLAKGGQRDAIQVLANGGVPAVLALLAAVCPDPIWDDLFVVAVAAANADTWASEIGPLSPWPPRVWPSFRPVEAGTSGAVTLLGTAASFAGAWLIAAAGVFFLDVQSVLTAAFFGWLGSWFDTWLGAAWQAAYRCPACGATTERKQHCGQATIHMKGWQWLDNDAVNVLAVIGAVLAAFALAH, from the coding sequence GTGAGCGATGAATGGTGGTATATCGCCGTCTCTGCCCTCGCCGCTGCCGGTGGGTGGTTGTTGCGGTCGTTGTCCACATCAGGGGCGGCGGCGGCCGTTGTCATTGGCGCAACGGTTGGATGCGGCTTTTCATGGGGCGGAATAGGGGTGTTAGGCTGCTTTTTTGTCAGCTCCAGCTTCTTTAGCCATATCGGAAAGCAACACAAGGAAAAACTGTCTAAAAAATTGGCGAAAGGTGGACAGCGCGATGCCATCCAAGTGCTGGCCAACGGCGGAGTGCCGGCCGTATTGGCGTTATTGGCCGCTGTCTGTCCCGACCCGATTTGGGACGATCTGTTTGTTGTCGCCGTCGCTGCAGCGAACGCCGATACGTGGGCGTCCGAAATCGGTCCTTTAAGCCCTTGGCCGCCTCGAGTTTGGCCGAGCTTTCGGCCGGTGGAAGCCGGCACCTCAGGCGCAGTGACGCTCCTTGGCACGGCTGCTTCGTTTGCCGGCGCATGGTTGATTGCGGCTGCTGGCGTGTTTTTTCTCGACGTCCAGTCCGTTTTGACTGCTGCATTTTTCGGTTGGCTCGGCAGCTGGTTCGATACGTGGCTTGGTGCGGCTTGGCAGGCGGCTTACCGTTGTCCGGCATGCGGGGCGACGACTGAGCGGAAACAGCATTGCGGGCAGGCAACCATTCATATGAAAGGCTGGCAATGGCTTGACAACGATGCGGTGAACGTTCTGGCGGTCATCGGCGCGGTGCTGGCCGCCTTCGCGCTGGCGCATTAG
- a CDS encoding rhomboid family intramembrane serine protease, whose amino-acid sequence MDVLFWQLVQRLSCGGYRIVRMSEQADEVWLESNHWRRPTFIRLVRADFDWSRLLRLDMEYTWQFVQQMKGWNFSRAGQVINVYVMGYPPVDDWEFLVAEPLMLSGVPAGAFHTVLLHSGNIGEMLPRLAEMTGVAFHFEPLVETSDPFAAAERLKREVIREWRRRREEERRIFEYGKPMFTRLFIVVQVAMFLVLEWSGGSTNPDVLIHYGAKFNPLIEAGEWWRLLTPMFLHIGFLHLLTNTLALHYLGVTVERLYGSLRFLFIYVTAGFFGALASFLFTPSLSAGASGAIFGLFGALLYFGTVYRHLFFRTMGMNVISLIIVNLLFGLLVPGIDNAGHIGGLVGGFLASGVVHLPKRTAFGRQAGALAVAALLVAAGLWIGFR is encoded by the coding sequence ATGGATGTACTGTTTTGGCAGCTTGTTCAGCGTTTGTCCTGCGGCGGCTACCGCATCGTGCGGATGTCTGAGCAGGCTGATGAAGTATGGCTGGAATCAAACCATTGGCGGCGTCCAACATTCATCCGCCTCGTGCGCGCCGACTTTGATTGGAGTCGATTGTTGCGCCTTGATATGGAATATACTTGGCAATTCGTTCAGCAAATGAAAGGATGGAATTTTAGCAGAGCGGGCCAGGTCATCAATGTTTATGTGATGGGGTATCCCCCGGTTGACGATTGGGAATTTCTTGTCGCCGAGCCGTTGATGCTCTCTGGGGTGCCCGCTGGCGCGTTTCATACGGTCCTCCTTCACAGCGGCAATATAGGCGAAATGCTGCCGCGGCTTGCGGAGATGACGGGCGTCGCGTTCCATTTTGAGCCGCTTGTGGAAACGTCCGATCCGTTTGCTGCCGCCGAGCGCTTAAAGCGAGAGGTGATCCGCGAATGGCGGCGCCGCCGTGAGGAGGAACGGCGCATTTTTGAGTATGGCAAACCGATGTTCACCCGCCTGTTCATCGTCGTGCAGGTTGCGATGTTTTTGGTTCTCGAATGGAGCGGCGGGAGCACGAATCCAGATGTGTTGATTCACTACGGCGCCAAATTCAATCCGCTCATTGAGGCAGGAGAATGGTGGCGGCTGTTGACGCCAATGTTTTTGCATATCGGGTTTTTGCACCTGTTGACCAACACGCTCGCTTTGCATTATTTAGGGGTCACGGTTGAGCGGCTGTACGGCTCGCTTCGCTTTTTATTCATTTACGTAACGGCCGGCTTTTTCGGAGCGCTGGCGAGTTTTTTGTTTACACCATCACTATCCGCCGGGGCGTCGGGAGCCATTTTCGGGCTGTTTGGGGCTCTTCTTTACTTCGGCACTGTCTACCGGCATTTATTTTTCCGGACGATGGGGATGAACGTCATCAGTTTAATCATCGTCAACCTGTTGTTTGGCTTGCTTGTCCCTGGCATTGACAACGCCGGCCATATCGGCGGACTGGTTGGCGGTTTTTTGGCATCCGGCGTCGTTCATTTGCCCAAACGCACTGCTTTCGGGCGGCAGGCGGGAGCATTGGCGGTGGCGGCGCTGCTTGTCGCTGCTGGCTTATGGATCGGATTTCGGTAA